Proteins co-encoded in one Brassica oleracea var. oleracea cultivar TO1000 chromosome C4, BOL, whole genome shotgun sequence genomic window:
- the LOC106338591 gene encoding zinc finger BED domain-containing protein DAYSLEEPER-like translates to MAAVFDPRFKLSIVECCLEKLDMSTRDAKLKNLRKKLSILFESYDKKTKNNSPSTEPRETVSQKASGAGSTRLFGNYGDFFAFRKVSGVATGKTPLEAYLDEPPLDINNFQSLDILDWWKDNAHRYGDLPAMACDLLSIPITTVASESSFSIGSRVLNKYRDEEIDGDGEEEKVPSFQSIVNGEEEDEEA, encoded by the exons ATGGCAGCAGTCTTCGATCCAAGGTTTAAGCTTTCCATTGTCGAATGCTGTTTGGAAAAGCTTGACATGAGTACACGTGATGCAAAGCTAAAAAACTTGCGTAAGAAGCTCAGTATTCTGTTTGAGTCGTACGACAAAAAAACCAAGAATAACTCACCGTCTACAGAGCCACGAGAGACTGTTTCGCAAAAAGCTTCTGGAGCAGGGTCAACGAGACTGTTTGGGAACTACGGT GATTTCTTTGCATTTCGCAAAGTCAGTGGGGTTGCGACTGGAAAAACACCTCTAGAAGCTTATCTTGATGAACCACCTCTGGACATTAATAATTTTCAGAGCTTGGACATCCTCGATTGGTGGAAGGATAATGCCCATCGGTATGGGGATTTGCCTGCAATGGCATGTGACCTGCTAAGTATTCCAATCACAACAGTGGCTTCAGAGTCCTCCTTTAGCATTGGATCTAGAGTTCTTAACAAATACAG AGATGAAGAAATCGATGGTGATGGTGAAGAAGAGAAAGTACCATCATTTCAGTCCATTGTCAATGGGGAAGAAGAAGATGAGGAAGCTTGA